One stretch of Streptomyces hygroscopicus DNA includes these proteins:
- a CDS encoding MFS transporter yields MERSLRSARVANFVYFVLCGTLMGTWVVHIPAIEERAGISHATLGSLLVLLGLGAFTGMQVAGRLADRLGARVVLPVAGVLSSTAAVLPGLPRDPWMLAGALLVFGFCNGCLDVSMNAHAVHVEKAYNRPVMSAFHAMFSVGGVIAALVGAGAASAGMSPAAGMGAVGAVGIVTALASARGLLPTAPTSAATATAESEEAPAGKRRSAPGRIWVLAALASMVMLSEGAANDWSALHLKDILGAPASTAAVGYGTYAAAMTIGRLLADRASGRFGPMAVLRHGAVTAAVGITIVAVSPWIWAAFAGWALFGLGLSGCVPQLFSAAGRADPSAAGANVSRVAGLGYLGMLSGPAVIGWLTHLMALNHALLLLTLLCAIAAAAAGVLRTGSDRTREVARSSH; encoded by the coding sequence ATGGAACGCTCGCTTCGATCCGCCCGTGTGGCGAACTTCGTCTACTTCGTCCTGTGCGGCACCCTGATGGGCACCTGGGTGGTGCACATTCCCGCCATCGAGGAGCGCGCGGGCATCAGCCACGCAACGCTGGGGAGCCTGCTGGTGCTGCTGGGGCTCGGGGCCTTCACCGGGATGCAGGTCGCCGGCCGTCTGGCCGACCGCCTCGGGGCGCGCGTCGTGCTCCCCGTCGCCGGCGTTCTGTCCAGCACGGCCGCGGTGCTGCCCGGCCTGCCCCGGGATCCCTGGATGCTGGCGGGCGCCCTGCTGGTCTTCGGCTTCTGCAACGGTTGCCTCGACGTGAGCATGAACGCCCACGCCGTGCACGTGGAGAAGGCATACAACCGGCCGGTCATGTCGGCCTTCCACGCCATGTTCTCCGTCGGCGGCGTCATCGCCGCACTCGTCGGAGCGGGCGCCGCGAGCGCCGGTATGAGCCCGGCCGCAGGCATGGGCGCCGTGGGAGCCGTGGGCATCGTGACCGCACTGGCGTCGGCACGCGGTCTGCTGCCGACCGCGCCGACGTCGGCCGCCACTGCCACCGCGGAGAGTGAGGAAGCCCCGGCCGGGAAGCGACGCAGCGCCCCCGGGCGTATCTGGGTGCTCGCCGCCCTGGCTTCGATGGTCATGCTGAGCGAGGGAGCCGCCAACGACTGGAGCGCTCTGCACCTGAAGGACATCCTCGGCGCACCCGCGAGCACCGCCGCCGTCGGGTACGGCACCTACGCGGCGGCGATGACCATCGGCCGACTGCTCGCCGACCGCGCCTCCGGCCGGTTCGGGCCCATGGCCGTCCTGCGCCACGGTGCGGTCACGGCCGCCGTCGGGATCACGATCGTGGCCGTCTCGCCGTGGATCTGGGCCGCGTTCGCGGGCTGGGCGCTGTTCGGCCTGGGACTGTCCGGCTGCGTCCCCCAGCTGTTCAGCGCGGCCGGGCGCGCCGACCCCTCCGCCGCCGGCGCCAACGTCTCCCGCGTCGCCGGGCTCGGTTACCTCGGCATGCTCTCCGGGCCCGCCGTCATCGGCTGGCTGACCCATCTCATGGCACTGAACCACGCCTTGCTGCTGCTGACTCTGCTGTGCGCCATCGCCGCTGCGGCCGCCGGAGTCCTGCGTACCGGATCCGACCGCACGCGCGAGGTGGCACGCAGCAGCCACTGA
- a CDS encoding type 11 methyltransferase, with translation MSQSLADAGTAAFPVAENVLIVEHVPHEGPYAIGVELEAAGLPVRACRTWAGDPVPASLGGAAALVVMGGPAAAYEDFPSRTAELALIRTALEAEVPVLGVCLGAQLLAEAAGGTARPASGPRIGWGEVRTAPAAHTDPLFADAPGRLPVLHWHGDTMDLPAGATLLASCDRYPVQAFRIGGSAWGLQFHLEVDNAAVDAFAAAFPDEAAIAPDLDASAPGNLAALAPHRDAVFARFAALVAGRAARSGTRTFFTPMAATWEERFAGDTPRYAAAVARMGLRSGQRVLDVGCGSGRALPALRAEVGDEGVVLGVDLTPAMLTATAAVEGRAGLARLLMADACRLPLAAGAVDGIFSAGLINHVPDPTAALCEWARATAPGGVLLLFHPSGRAERAARHGRPLDPADPLAEENLRPALYAAGWALDCYEDATRHFLARAVRVR, from the coding sequence GTGAGTCAGTCCCTCGCAGATGCCGGTACGGCTGCCTTTCCGGTGGCGGAAAATGTGCTGATCGTGGAGCACGTGCCGCACGAAGGCCCGTACGCCATTGGCGTGGAACTGGAGGCGGCCGGGCTGCCGGTGCGGGCGTGCCGGACCTGGGCAGGGGATCCGGTGCCCGCCTCGCTGGGCGGCGCCGCGGCGCTGGTGGTCATGGGCGGGCCGGCGGCGGCGTACGAGGACTTTCCCAGCCGGACGGCGGAGCTGGCTCTGATACGGACGGCGCTGGAAGCCGAGGTTCCCGTGCTCGGGGTCTGTCTCGGCGCCCAGCTCCTCGCGGAGGCGGCCGGCGGCACGGCCCGGCCCGCTTCGGGGCCGCGGATCGGCTGGGGCGAGGTGCGCACCGCCCCGGCCGCACACACCGATCCGCTGTTCGCCGACGCCCCCGGACGGCTGCCCGTACTGCACTGGCACGGCGACACCATGGACCTGCCCGCCGGGGCGACGCTGCTGGCCTCCTGTGACCGCTACCCGGTTCAGGCGTTCCGGATCGGCGGCTCGGCGTGGGGCCTGCAGTTCCATCTGGAGGTGGACAATGCGGCCGTGGACGCCTTCGCCGCGGCCTTCCCCGATGAAGCGGCCATCGCCCCGGACCTCGACGCATCCGCCCCCGGGAACCTGGCCGCCCTCGCTCCGCACCGTGACGCCGTGTTCGCCCGCTTCGCCGCACTCGTGGCGGGCCGCGCCGCGCGGAGCGGGACCCGGACCTTCTTCACGCCCATGGCGGCGACGTGGGAGGAGCGCTTCGCCGGCGACACCCCGAGGTACGCGGCGGCGGTCGCCCGAATGGGCCTGCGGTCCGGCCAGCGGGTCCTGGACGTGGGGTGCGGCAGCGGGCGGGCGCTGCCCGCGCTGCGCGCGGAAGTCGGCGACGAGGGCGTGGTCCTGGGCGTGGACCTCACACCGGCGATGCTCACCGCCACCGCCGCCGTTGAGGGCCGTGCGGGCCTCGCCCGGCTGCTCATGGCCGACGCCTGCCGACTACCGCTGGCGGCCGGGGCGGTGGACGGCATCTTCAGCGCGGGCCTGATCAATCATGTGCCCGACCCCACGGCGGCGCTGTGCGAGTGGGCCAGGGCGACCGCGCCGGGCGGCGTGCTGCTGCTCTTCCATCCCTCCGGCCGCGCCGAGCGGGCCGCCCGCCACGGCCGTCCGCTCGACCCGGCCGACCCGCTGGCCGAGGAGAACCTGCGGCCCGCGCTGTACGCCGCCGGATGGGCCCTGGACTGCTACGAGGACGCCACTCGCCATTTCCTGGCTCGCGCCGTCCGCGTCCGCTGA
- a CDS encoding decarboxylase has protein sequence MSNADRHGLIAQAVRESGSVTVQGLAELTGASEMTIRRDLDTLAAQGVLERVRGGARTLLLRGEEPPFALRAREAVDTKRRIAAEVSSLIADGETVLLDSGTTCLEVARLLRQRPVTVMPLSLQAIHLLGDAPGPATLMVPGGQPRAAEGALTGPLTLASLSALRFDTAVIGCCGLSAAEGLTAYDLDDAAVKKASIASSRRVIVAADGSKLGRTAYAYVGPSTQLHTLVTDATAPADEVAALGKGGTVVKTA, from the coding sequence ATGAGCAACGCAGACCGCCACGGGCTGATCGCCCAGGCCGTCAGGGAGTCGGGCAGTGTCACGGTCCAGGGACTCGCCGAGCTGACCGGCGCCTCGGAGATGACCATCCGGCGCGACCTCGACACACTGGCCGCGCAAGGCGTCCTCGAACGCGTCCGGGGCGGGGCTCGCACCCTGCTGCTCAGGGGTGAGGAGCCGCCCTTCGCGCTGCGCGCCCGTGAGGCGGTCGACACCAAGCGCCGGATCGCGGCAGAGGTGTCCTCCCTCATCGCCGACGGTGAGACCGTCCTGCTGGACAGCGGCACCACCTGCCTGGAGGTCGCCCGCCTGCTGCGTCAGCGGCCGGTCACCGTGATGCCCCTGTCATTGCAGGCCATCCACCTACTCGGCGACGCCCCAGGTCCGGCCACGCTGATGGTGCCCGGCGGACAGCCCCGCGCCGCCGAGGGAGCCCTGACCGGCCCCCTCACCCTCGCCTCCCTGTCGGCACTGCGCTTCGACACCGCGGTCATCGGCTGCTGCGGCCTGAGCGCGGCCGAGGGCCTGACCGCCTACGACCTCGACGACGCGGCGGTGAAGAAGGCGAGCATCGCCTCTTCGCGTCGCGTCATCGTCGCCGCGGACGGCAGCAAACTCGGCCGCACCGCCTACGCCTACGTGGGCCCCTCCACGCAACTGCACACCCTCGTCACCGACGCCACGGCACCCGCCGACGAGGTGGCCGCGCTCGGAAAGGGCGGCACCGTCGTCAAAACCGCCTGA
- a CDS encoding hydrolase has protein sequence MSTDRRIVLFDLFGVIARHQRPGALAQMAARCNAPADAFAEAYWTCRPPYDAAQWSAPEYWTAVLRWLSRSADADTIEELRLADIHSWSRVDKRMVAYVRSLRNVAEVALLSNIPADHADAFLTAQPWLRNLDHTAFSGKIHAAKPNPAAFHHCVVAMQAAPADFLFVDDREENVRAAQATGMNGHVFTRLDELTAIIDTWLPTR, from the coding sequence ATGTCCACCGACCGACGCATCGTGCTGTTCGACCTCTTCGGGGTCATCGCCCGCCACCAACGCCCGGGCGCCCTGGCGCAGATGGCCGCCCGGTGCAACGCACCCGCAGACGCCTTCGCCGAGGCCTACTGGACCTGCCGTCCGCCCTACGACGCCGCGCAGTGGTCCGCCCCCGAGTACTGGACGGCCGTGCTGCGATGGCTGTCCCGCTCCGCCGACGCCGACACGATCGAGGAACTGCGCCTCGCCGACATCCACAGCTGGTCACGCGTCGACAAGCGCATGGTCGCCTACGTGCGGTCCCTGCGGAACGTCGCCGAGGTCGCCCTGCTGTCCAACATTCCCGCGGACCACGCGGACGCCTTCCTCACCGCACAGCCCTGGCTGCGGAACCTGGACCACACCGCCTTCTCCGGAAAGATCCACGCGGCGAAACCGAACCCGGCAGCGTTCCACCACTGCGTCGTCGCCATGCAGGCCGCGCCCGCCGATTTCCTCTTCGTCGACGACCGCGAGGAGAACGTACGCGCAGCACAGGCCACCGGCATGAACGGACACGTCTTCACCCGACTCGACGAGCTGACAGCCATCATCGACACCTGGCTGCCGACCCGATGA
- a CDS encoding ubiquinone biosynthesis protein: MPQVMGDTDYGPVGVGYTRVRRTDPRIAALVHAALGDARTVVNVGAGAGSYEPAERHVLPVEPSAAMRAQRPAHLAPAIHGVAEQLPFDDDSVDAAMAMVTVHQWPDPVTGLREMRRVARGPVVVLTFDGDELGRLWLMDYVPELQRAESARYPAIATITDALGPNTEVHPVPVPIDCVDGFTEAFYARPESFLDPAVRLAQSAWGFIEPGVAERAMAALAADLASGAWDERYGHLRTEPEFDGAVRLIVSR, encoded by the coding sequence ATGCCGCAGGTGATGGGCGATACGGACTACGGGCCGGTCGGCGTCGGTTACACGCGTGTCCGCCGCACCGACCCGCGGATCGCCGCCCTGGTCCATGCCGCACTCGGCGACGCCCGCACGGTGGTCAACGTGGGCGCTGGGGCGGGATCGTACGAACCCGCCGAACGCCACGTCCTGCCCGTGGAACCGTCGGCGGCGATGCGCGCCCAGCGCCCCGCGCACCTCGCCCCGGCCATCCATGGCGTCGCCGAGCAACTCCCCTTCGACGACGACTCGGTGGACGCGGCCATGGCCATGGTGACGGTCCACCAGTGGCCGGACCCGGTGACCGGGCTGCGCGAGATGCGCCGTGTCGCACGCGGACCGGTGGTCGTGCTGACCTTCGACGGCGACGAGCTGGGACGCCTGTGGCTGATGGACTACGTACCCGAACTCCAGCGCGCCGAGTCCGCCCGCTACCCGGCGATCGCCACCATCACCGACGCCCTCGGGCCGAACACCGAGGTCCACCCCGTGCCTGTTCCCATCGACTGCGTGGACGGCTTCACCGAGGCGTTCTACGCCCGCCCCGAATCCTTCCTCGACCCTGCGGTTCGTCTCGCCCAGTCCGCGTGGGGCTTCATCGAACCCGGGGTGGCGGAGCGCGCGATGGCCGCGTTGGCCGCCGACCTTGCCTCGGGTGCCTGGGACGAGCGGTACGGGCACTTGCGCACCGAGCCGGAGTTCGACGGGGCGGTGCGGCTGATCGTGAGCCGTTGA
- a CDS encoding LysR family transcriptional regulator has protein sequence MLLRQLEYLVALARERHFARTADACYVSQPSLSAAIRRLEHELDVPIVRRGRRYEGLTPEGTVVLAWAHRILAERDGLRQELSELGDGLTGTLRLGVIPTALPVASLLTTPFCESHPRARVSIASLSSAEITHGLAEFELDAAMTYLDDDTLRGLRRLPLYEERYVLLTPVDGPLATASTARWAQAAALPLCLLGPRMRNRRIMDECFAADGAVATPAIESDSVAGLYAQLPGSRWSSVISHAWLYMFGVPEGMRVVPLDGPAHAPRVGLVTGPDDPPSVLAGALLTVAGEAGVRQALDALLRTYLAGQG, from the coding sequence ATGCTGCTGCGCCAGTTGGAATACCTGGTCGCGCTGGCCCGGGAGCGCCACTTCGCCCGTACCGCGGACGCCTGCTACGTCTCCCAGCCGTCGCTGTCCGCGGCGATCCGCCGCCTCGAACACGAACTGGACGTTCCGATCGTGCGCCGCGGGCGACGGTACGAGGGACTCACCCCCGAGGGCACGGTGGTGCTCGCCTGGGCCCACCGCATCCTCGCCGAACGCGACGGGCTGCGACAGGAACTGTCGGAGCTGGGTGACGGCCTCACCGGCACGCTCCGCCTCGGAGTGATCCCTACCGCGCTGCCCGTCGCGTCCCTCCTCACGACCCCCTTCTGCGAGAGCCACCCGCGGGCCCGGGTGAGCATCGCGTCGCTGTCCTCGGCCGAGATCACGCACGGGCTCGCCGAGTTCGAACTGGACGCGGCGATGACGTACCTCGACGACGACACCCTGCGCGGCCTGCGCCGACTCCCGCTGTACGAAGAGCGGTACGTCCTCCTCACCCCCGTCGACGGACCGCTCGCCACCGCGTCCACGGCCCGCTGGGCGCAGGCCGCCGCGCTCCCGCTGTGCCTGCTCGGGCCACGCATGCGCAACCGCCGCATCATGGACGAATGCTTCGCCGCCGATGGCGCCGTCGCCACGCCCGCGATCGAGTCGGACAGCGTGGCCGGGCTGTACGCCCAGCTCCCCGGCAGCCGCTGGTCCAGTGTGATCTCACACGCGTGGCTGTACATGTTCGGCGTACCGGAAGGCATGCGCGTGGTGCCCCTGGACGGCCCCGCCCACGCTCCGCGCGTCGGACTGGTCACCGGCCCCGACGACCCGCCCTCCGTGCTCGCCGGTGCCCTGCTGACGGTGGCCGGGGAGGCGGGCGTACGGCAGGCGCTGGACGCACTCCTGCGCACCTACCTCGCCGGGCAGGGCTGA
- a CDS encoding alpha-L-arabinofuranosidase, with protein sequence MSATPCPGPQPSRRRFLGLAAATPLAVSGALALGTGTAHAADSAYAMCYFTESTSLGEGTDYGLHLAVSTDSLNWTPLNQNNPVVTPTAGALGLRDPFLMRKQDGTFVVLATDLKGTDWSYNSQYIHVWDSTALRTFTGYRRLKLHNMTTHSWAPEAFWDAGRGQYAVIYSSVNSSGHNVIMVNYTSDFVTASAPQVFFDPGYDVIDGDMAVGVNGYNYLFFKKNQTLVAARSSSLNPGSFTEFSTGVAHGGTEAPTVYKSLTSNTWYLWGDTYTPNGVFYAWRSTDLASGTWTALDQKTYTQPVNSKHCGITTITTAEYNNLIATWGSPVWNRLKSYNYPARYVRHSGYVGRIDAYPFDLYTDSLWKLVPGLADSSGVSFQSVNNPTRHLRHYDYQLRLDVNDGTSTFAADATFYRTAGLADSTWTSFRSYNNPTRYIRHSNYVLRIDPISTATEQQDATFRVGY encoded by the coding sequence ATGAGTGCAACGCCCTGCCCCGGCCCCCAGCCCTCCCGCCGCCGCTTCCTCGGCTTGGCCGCCGCCACTCCCCTGGCGGTGTCCGGCGCACTGGCCCTCGGCACCGGAACAGCCCACGCCGCCGACTCGGCCTATGCGATGTGCTACTTCACCGAGTCGACCAGCCTCGGCGAGGGCACCGACTACGGCCTCCACCTCGCCGTCAGTACGGACTCCCTCAACTGGACGCCGCTGAACCAGAACAACCCCGTGGTCACCCCTACCGCGGGCGCCCTCGGCCTGCGCGACCCTTTCCTCATGCGTAAACAGGACGGCACGTTCGTCGTCCTCGCCACCGACCTCAAGGGGACCGACTGGAGTTACAACAGCCAGTACATCCATGTCTGGGACTCCACCGCCTTACGCACCTTCACCGGCTACCGGCGGCTGAAACTGCACAACATGACCACCCACAGCTGGGCCCCCGAGGCGTTCTGGGACGCGGGCAGAGGGCAGTACGCGGTCATCTACTCCTCGGTCAACTCCAGCGGCCACAACGTGATCATGGTCAACTACACCAGCGACTTCGTCACCGCCTCCGCCCCGCAGGTCTTCTTCGACCCCGGCTACGACGTGATCGACGGAGACATGGCCGTCGGCGTCAATGGCTACAACTACTTGTTCTTCAAGAAGAACCAGACACTGGTGGCGGCCCGCTCGAGCTCCCTGAACCCGGGTAGCTTCACCGAGTTCAGCACCGGTGTCGCGCACGGCGGCACCGAGGCCCCGACCGTCTACAAGTCCCTGACCTCGAACACCTGGTACCTGTGGGGCGACACCTACACCCCCAACGGGGTCTTCTACGCCTGGCGGAGCACCGACCTCGCCTCCGGCACCTGGACCGCGCTCGACCAGAAGACCTACACCCAGCCCGTCAACTCCAAGCACTGCGGCATCACGACGATCACCACGGCCGAGTACAACAACCTGATCGCCACATGGGGCTCCCCGGTCTGGAACCGGCTGAAGTCGTACAACTACCCGGCCCGTTACGTCCGCCACTCCGGCTACGTCGGCCGCATCGACGCGTACCCCTTCGACCTCTATACCGACTCGCTGTGGAAGCTGGTGCCGGGCCTGGCCGACAGCTCGGGGGTCTCCTTCCAGTCGGTCAACAACCCCACCCGCCACTTGCGCCACTACGACTACCAACTCCGACTCGACGTCAACGACGGGACATCGACATTCGCCGCGGACGCCACCTTCTACCGCACGGCCGGCCTGGCAGACTCAACCTGGACTTCCTTCCGCTCGTACAACAACCCCACCCGCTACATCCGCCACTCCAACTACGTCCTACGCATCGACCCCATCTCCACGGCGACCGAGCAGCAGGACGCGACCTTCCGTGTCGGCTACTGA
- a CDS encoding alcohol dehydrogenase, giving the protein MRYIKLGTTGLEVSAITLGCMSFGEPDRGGEPWSLGADASRDIIKQALEGGVNFLDTANGYSAGSSEEIVGQAVKDFTRREEVVLSTKVWMRMRPGPNGAGLSRKAIFAELDASLKRLGTDYIDLYQIHRWDYDTPIEETLEALHDAVKSGKVRYIGASSMYAWQFAKALYLADLNGWTRFVSMQDHYNLIHREAEREMLPLCADQGIGVIPWSPLARGRLTRVRDTATARAETDEGGKILYRDGDQAVAERVHEIAGKRGLSPAQVALAWVMRNPAVTSPIVGVTKPAQLADAVAAVDVELDEDEAAYLEEPYQPHEAAYLEESFYKSRPVAGSR; this is encoded by the coding sequence ATGCGATACATCAAACTCGGAACGACCGGACTGGAAGTCTCCGCCATCACCCTCGGCTGCATGAGCTTCGGCGAGCCGGACCGGGGCGGCGAGCCCTGGTCGCTGGGCGCGGACGCCAGCCGGGACATCATCAAGCAGGCCCTCGAGGGCGGCGTCAACTTCCTCGACACGGCCAATGGGTACAGCGCCGGAAGCAGCGAGGAGATCGTCGGCCAGGCGGTCAAGGACTTCACCCGGCGCGAGGAGGTCGTTCTCTCCACCAAGGTCTGGATGCGGATGCGCCCCGGCCCGAACGGCGCCGGGCTGTCCCGCAAGGCGATCTTCGCCGAGCTCGACGCCTCCCTGAAGCGGCTGGGGACCGACTACATCGACCTGTACCAGATCCACCGCTGGGACTACGACACCCCGATCGAGGAAACCCTCGAGGCGCTGCACGACGCGGTCAAGTCCGGGAAGGTCCGCTACATCGGAGCCTCTTCCATGTACGCCTGGCAGTTCGCCAAGGCCCTGTACCTGGCTGACCTGAACGGCTGGACCCGGTTCGTGTCGATGCAGGACCACTACAACCTCATCCACCGAGAAGCAGAGCGGGAGATGCTCCCGCTCTGCGCCGACCAGGGCATCGGCGTGATCCCATGGAGCCCGCTGGCGCGGGGCAGGCTGACGCGGGTCCGGGACACCGCCACGGCGCGTGCCGAGACCGACGAGGGCGGCAAGATCCTCTACCGCGACGGGGACCAGGCAGTGGCCGAGCGCGTCCACGAGATCGCGGGCAAGCGGGGTCTGTCCCCGGCCCAGGTCGCCCTGGCCTGGGTCATGCGCAACCCGGCGGTGACCTCGCCCATCGTCGGGGTCACCAAGCCGGCCCAGCTGGCCGACGCGGTCGCCGCGGTGGACGTCGAACTCGACGAAGACGAGGCCGCCTACTTGGAGGAGCCCTACCAGCCGCACGAGGCCGCCTACCTGGAGGAGTCCTTCTACAAGTCGCGCCCTGTGGCGGGCTCCCGGTAG
- a CDS encoding luciferase, translated as MPRTDTTHARGRVGVLLPRDLPVRDVLPYARRAEELGFDQVWVVEDLGWRGALAQAGPVLASTTGITVGIGIMPAGARNVCFAAMELATLAQLYPGRLITGIGHGMPDWMRQAGAWPASPLTLIKEYTTALRLLMRGEPGPADGRYVRCEGVVLTETPDIVPPVILGVRGPKSQAAAGEVADGLLLAEPAAPAYITTSLRHMRSSSDPGAPEVVTYDAAAVDDDEDAALARVRDGLSAIGEPDWAAHIDPLPFATQLREHRAACADARQFAQTMPASWVRQLSIAGTPDQAREAIKDRHAAGATSVVLTPTGPGSLASLDSLARALDPRP; from the coding sequence ATGCCCAGGACAGACACCACCCACGCCCGCGGCCGTGTCGGTGTCCTGCTCCCCCGCGATCTGCCCGTCCGGGACGTGCTGCCCTACGCCCGGCGAGCCGAAGAGCTGGGGTTCGACCAGGTGTGGGTGGTGGAGGACCTCGGCTGGCGCGGCGCACTCGCACAGGCCGGCCCCGTCCTCGCCAGCACCACCGGCATCACCGTCGGCATCGGCATCATGCCCGCCGGCGCCCGCAACGTGTGCTTCGCCGCGATGGAACTGGCCACCCTCGCCCAGCTCTACCCCGGCCGGCTGATCACCGGCATCGGTCACGGTATGCCCGACTGGATGCGCCAGGCCGGGGCCTGGCCGGCCAGCCCCCTGACGCTGATCAAGGAGTACACCACCGCGCTGCGCCTGCTCATGCGCGGCGAACCCGGCCCGGCAGACGGCCGCTACGTGCGCTGCGAAGGCGTCGTCCTCACCGAGACTCCCGACATCGTCCCGCCGGTCATCCTCGGCGTACGCGGCCCCAAGTCACAGGCAGCCGCGGGCGAAGTGGCCGACGGACTCCTCCTGGCCGAGCCCGCGGCCCCCGCCTACATCACCACCTCACTGCGGCACATGCGCAGCTCTTCGGACCCCGGAGCCCCCGAAGTCGTCACCTACGACGCCGCCGCCGTCGATGACGACGAGGACGCCGCTCTCGCCCGCGTCCGCGACGGCCTGAGTGCCATCGGCGAGCCGGACTGGGCCGCTCACATCGACCCCCTCCCGTTCGCCACGCAGCTGCGCGAACACCGCGCCGCCTGCGCCGACGCCCGGCAATTCGCCCAGACCATGCCCGCCAGCTGGGTCCGCCAACTGAGCATCGCCGGCACCCCCGACCAGGCACGCGAGGCGATCAAGGACCGCCACGCAGCGGGCGCGACCAGCGTCGTCCTCACTCCCACCGGCCCCGGATCCCTGGCATCCCTCGACTCGCTCGCCCGCGCCCTGGACCCCCGCCCCTGA
- a CDS encoding formate dehydrogenase produces the protein MAKVLCVLYDDPADGYPTTYARDDLPAIGHYPGGQTTPTPEATDFTPGHLLGSVSGELGLRDFLEKAGHTLVVTSDKDGDGSVFDRELPDADVVISQPFWPAYLTAERIAAAKNLKLAITAGIGSDHVDLDAAVAHGVTVAEVTYSNSISVAEHVVMMTLSLVRNYLPSHRIARDGGWNIADCVARSYDLEGMHVGTVAAGRIGLAVLRRLAPFDVKLHYTDRHRLPEDVERELGLVFHESAADMVPHCDVVTINAPLHPETEGLFGDELIGTMKRGAYLINTARAKIADRDAVDRALRSGQLAGYAGDVWYPQPAPADHPWRTMPHHGMTPHISGSSLSAQARYASGTREILESWLADRPIRDEYLIVDRGALAGTGAHSYSVTQ, from the coding sequence ATGGCCAAGGTTCTCTGTGTCCTGTACGACGACCCCGCCGACGGGTACCCGACCACATACGCCCGTGACGACCTCCCCGCGATCGGCCACTACCCCGGTGGCCAGACGACCCCCACCCCCGAGGCGACCGACTTCACCCCCGGCCACCTGCTCGGCAGCGTCTCCGGTGAACTCGGCCTGCGCGACTTCCTGGAGAAGGCCGGGCACACCCTCGTGGTCACCTCCGACAAGGACGGCGACGGATCGGTCTTCGACCGCGAACTGCCCGACGCGGACGTCGTGATCTCCCAGCCGTTCTGGCCCGCGTACCTGACCGCGGAGCGCATCGCCGCCGCCAAAAACCTCAAGCTCGCCATCACCGCGGGCATCGGCTCCGACCACGTCGACCTCGACGCGGCGGTCGCGCACGGGGTGACGGTGGCCGAGGTCACGTACTCCAACAGCATCAGCGTCGCCGAGCACGTGGTGATGATGACGCTGTCCCTCGTACGCAACTACCTGCCCTCCCACCGGATCGCCCGCGACGGCGGCTGGAACATCGCGGACTGCGTGGCCCGTTCGTACGACCTGGAGGGCATGCACGTCGGCACGGTGGCCGCCGGGCGCATCGGACTCGCGGTCCTGCGCCGCCTCGCGCCCTTCGACGTGAAGCTGCACTACACCGACCGGCACCGGCTTCCCGAGGACGTCGAGCGCGAGCTGGGGCTGGTCTTCCACGAGAGCGCCGCCGACATGGTGCCGCACTGCGACGTCGTCACGATCAACGCGCCGCTGCACCCGGAGACGGAGGGCCTGTTCGGCGATGAGCTGATCGGCACGATGAAGCGCGGCGCGTACCTCATCAACACGGCACGAGCGAAGATCGCCGACCGGGACGCCGTCGACCGCGCCCTGCGCAGCGGCCAGTTGGCGGGCTACGCGGGCGATGTCTGGTATCCGCAGCCCGCACCCGCCGACCACCCCTGGCGCACCATGCCGCACCACGGCATGACCCCGCACATCTCCGGGTCCTCCCTGTCCGCCCAGGCCCGCTACGCATCCGGCACCCGCGAGATCCTGGAGTCCTGGCTCGCCGACCGCCCGATCCGCGACGAGTACCTGATCGTCGACAGGGGCGCCCTGGCCGGAACCGGCGCCCACTCCTACTCGGTCACCCAGTGA